A stretch of Imperialibacter roseus DNA encodes these proteins:
- a CDS encoding ABC transporter permease produces the protein MQNLTSYLRFLSRHKTLSFINVFGLAIGFAACIFIGLYITEELSYDQYHEKLDRIYVVTSQINSGESVTKVSTAPGALTPMLKQDFPEVEEAVRTTSMTVRSVKYGSNIFQENDMFQADPEIFQVLTFPFVEGDPGTALTAPNSIVLTKTLAEKYFGAEEPMGKVLTINEQPYQVTGLMHDIPTTTDLKFTALVSMDSQAEKGWFDFEYHTYVLLKEQYLQSDPALISFKERMVSEAEKTLNDLLDEADLTIAMPVESLSGVHFREPTYDDTPKGNMAFISIIASVALLMLVIGSINFINFSLVQSLERGREVGIRKIVGARFPQLVFKYLSESVLIALMAFIIAMLMVVVAMPLFNEITGKSFEAIRLFNFTFLSLSFATVLLVGVLAGSFPAFFTSSIQPLQALKGKITGIRGQWFRKASILVQFAIAMGLIICTLLIHRQMRFMSNYDMGFRKENVVVIDTPDDSLAAGSLNVFKQILLQNSAIEKVSGTGYGAIPDEEPRKGTLGVKPDGESRLVNVFTVDADYLPTLDVALLEGRNFDATRPGDKHTTAIVNTAFAQLWGWDDPLSEQVHADGSVKVVGVMEDYYFQSLHVGVEPTIIMFGDDVTVHMLVRFRADYPVADQMPLLEQEWKNLFPNDPFSAHFLDQSLAAQYDQEDRALTLFTSFSVLTIMVSCLGLFGLCSLTISQRKKEVGVRKIIGASYGSIVRLFSTEYLMLIGLSFVMIAPVCFWLVSQWLQSFALRDGISPWAFVAACLGVLVLGITTVVLSIGRTWNTNPASLIRD, from the coding sequence ATGCAAAACCTAACTTCCTACCTTCGCTTCCTTTCCCGCCACAAAACGCTCAGCTTCATCAATGTTTTCGGGCTGGCTATTGGCTTTGCCGCCTGCATTTTCATTGGCTTGTACATCACCGAAGAGCTCAGCTACGACCAGTACCACGAGAAGCTCGACCGAATCTATGTGGTCACTTCGCAGATCAACTCGGGCGAATCGGTCACCAAAGTGTCTACCGCTCCGGGAGCGCTCACACCCATGCTGAAGCAGGACTTTCCCGAAGTGGAGGAGGCAGTGCGAACAACCTCCATGACTGTTCGGTCAGTCAAGTACGGCTCCAACATCTTTCAGGAGAATGACATGTTCCAAGCCGACCCGGAAATCTTTCAGGTACTTACTTTCCCCTTCGTTGAAGGAGACCCCGGCACCGCCCTCACAGCTCCCAATAGTATTGTGCTGACAAAAACCCTGGCTGAGAAGTACTTTGGCGCAGAAGAGCCCATGGGCAAAGTGCTTACCATCAATGAGCAGCCCTACCAGGTCACGGGGCTCATGCACGACATTCCGACGACTACCGACCTTAAATTTACCGCCCTGGTGTCAATGGACAGCCAGGCAGAGAAAGGATGGTTCGATTTTGAATACCATACTTATGTGCTGCTCAAAGAACAATACCTTCAATCCGATCCAGCGCTCATTTCCTTCAAAGAACGAATGGTGAGCGAGGCTGAAAAAACCCTTAACGACCTGCTGGACGAGGCTGACCTCACCATCGCCATGCCGGTGGAGTCACTGAGTGGCGTTCATTTTCGGGAGCCCACTTACGACGACACGCCTAAAGGCAATATGGCCTTCATTTCTATCATCGCTTCAGTGGCGCTGCTCATGTTGGTCATCGGCAGCATCAATTTCATCAACTTTTCTCTGGTGCAGTCTCTCGAACGAGGCCGGGAAGTGGGCATCCGTAAGATTGTTGGCGCCCGTTTCCCTCAGCTAGTTTTTAAATACCTCAGCGAATCGGTGCTCATCGCCCTGATGGCTTTTATCATTGCCATGCTAATGGTGGTGGTGGCCATGCCGCTGTTCAATGAAATTACCGGTAAAAGCTTCGAAGCCATCCGCCTGTTCAATTTCACCTTCCTCTCGCTCTCTTTTGCCACAGTGCTGCTGGTGGGTGTGCTGGCTGGCAGCTTTCCAGCTTTTTTCACTTCCTCTATTCAACCTTTACAGGCGCTGAAAGGAAAAATCACTGGCATCCGGGGTCAATGGTTCCGCAAAGCCTCCATATTGGTGCAGTTTGCCATTGCCATGGGACTGATCATTTGTACGCTGCTTATCCACCGGCAAATGCGATTCATGAGTAACTACGACATGGGTTTCCGTAAAGAGAACGTGGTAGTGATCGACACACCTGACGATTCGCTGGCGGCAGGAAGTCTGAATGTGTTCAAACAGATTTTGTTACAAAACAGCGCCATAGAAAAGGTGTCGGGTACGGGCTACGGTGCCATCCCCGACGAAGAACCCCGAAAAGGCACTTTGGGCGTAAAACCCGATGGCGAAAGCAGGCTGGTGAATGTGTTCACTGTTGATGCAGACTACCTTCCGACGCTGGACGTAGCGCTGCTTGAAGGGCGTAACTTTGACGCAACCCGCCCTGGAGATAAACATACCACCGCCATTGTGAATACAGCATTCGCTCAACTTTGGGGCTGGGACGATCCCCTCAGCGAGCAGGTGCATGCCGATGGCTCGGTAAAAGTTGTGGGTGTGATGGAGGACTATTATTTCCAGTCTCTTCATGTGGGGGTGGAGCCCACAATCATCATGTTTGGCGATGACGTTACCGTGCATATGCTGGTGCGTTTCCGGGCCGACTACCCAGTGGCTGATCAAATGCCTTTGTTGGAGCAAGAGTGGAAAAATCTTTTTCCGAACGACCCTTTTAGCGCCCATTTCCTGGATCAATCCCTGGCCGCTCAGTACGATCAGGAAGACAGAGCCCTTACCCTGTTCACTTCCTTCAGCGTACTCACCATCATGGTCTCGTGTCTGGGGCTTTTTGGCCTCTGCTCCCTCACCATTTCACAAAGGAAAAAGGAAGTGGGCGTTCGCAAAATCATTGGTGCCAGCTATGGCTCCATCGTGAGACTATTTTCAACGGAATACCTGATGCTCATTGGTCTCTCGTTCGTCATGATCGCACCGGTTTGCTTCTGGCTGGTGTCCCAATGGCTGCAGTCCTTTGCGCTGAGAGACGGCATCAGCCCCTGGGCGTTTGTGGCAGCCTGTCTTGGCGTGCTTGTGCTTGGGATAACTACCGTTGTACTTAGTATTGGAAGAACATGGAACACAAACCCAGCGAGTTTGATTAGGGACTAA
- a CDS encoding zeta toxin family protein encodes MLQKKSEFSSSPFFIVIAGPNGAGKSTTSKEILRPYEIEAFDWDKEFQSVWRKFDFDPLLAEGIRESINSKFESYLSHSFSQDKSVAYETNFHSEYNIQLAKKAKKLGYATILYFLALTDPTIAIQRVQERVRKGGHAVSESTIRERFTRGLQIFDDKAISAFDRIALYNSSNSFELQFVIEDQMPIFIKDIDNDLITLLPNLKALLGYR; translated from the coding sequence TTGTTGCAGAAAAAATCTGAATTCAGCTCGTCGCCATTTTTTATTGTCATTGCCGGACCCAACGGTGCCGGCAAGTCGACTACGAGTAAAGAAATACTTAGGCCGTATGAGATAGAAGCCTTTGATTGGGATAAGGAATTCCAATCAGTATGGAGAAAATTTGACTTTGATCCCCTGCTTGCCGAAGGAATCAGGGAGTCTATCAACTCAAAATTTGAATCGTATTTGTCTCATTCATTTTCACAAGATAAGTCGGTAGCCTACGAAACAAATTTCCACTCAGAATACAATATCCAACTAGCAAAAAAAGCTAAGAAATTGGGTTATGCAACGATTCTATACTTCTTGGCGCTGACCGATCCTACCATTGCAATTCAGCGTGTCCAGGAAAGAGTCAGGAAAGGCGGCCACGCAGTGAGTGAGTCCACGATTAGAGAAAGATTTACCAGAGGCCTGCAAATATTCGACGATAAAGCTATATCGGCTTTTGACCGAATAGCATTGTATAACTCTTCTAATAGCTTTGAATTGCAATTTGTGATCGAAGATCAAATGCCGATATTCATCAAAGATATAGACAACGATTTAATCACGTTATTACCTAACCTGAAGGCTCTTTTAGGATACAGATAA